Proteins co-encoded in one Theileria equi strain WA chromosome 3, complete sequence genomic window:
- a CDS encoding hypothetical protein (encoded by transcript BEWA_009380A): protein MFQSINRGPVESFIDTFKTNYKHLKSILLNYNTESPIADLKSQCLALIESYLNVEVVDIPFKRDIATLCLNMILTTSLFDSACLKILKLLLSDPKYYVNIPQIDHVFEATMRLLNSYPNISDNDFQRLLVLFDILELLMLSPLFSKNFVPFLPILAKSINSDNKGQNSKYHLSLIRLTCLSLRLYTSNNVTSYLNYYSFISDLFSQLVLMSSSPMGYSARLTLISSMGVFAKFVFNKNFLKTLSEGGVLNNLHNMCASDPIQNIGVLTLAIECLKKLDMDSFSQQVFNKCSMLIEYSLVSPNYHVRERCFTLISVFIGYLERFILKLDPEYLDKAYKFISLMFFTTSNNIWEFRVLINRWNDNGFVTYFRSTIIILIDILISCTRILSDRDVVSDDNKLYSKKGLTRTEAVEIGKTFCFILQISSNANLRRIHCLHSDFEGFFLQEYEIRDIIRFSVKFFVSLKSPLIGKMFSLILPIIFSMAISDNFLFYALECLSHDFFDLFSHNYLSFIILLLESEGSLVEYLKKITNYSRGVLGYYMDSGLHESNSLNILEHGLLDTAILDRISIVIPTNTESIRYIRDDIKDLLHSLLSFPFDSTCAMLKHSISIFRNINMADNSGIVYENLDSVILKFANKISIEGVHLDWIELFLVVSAKGPYTSSFISKCSKLLFPILIGSNTKLVTTSLELLESWTDNFPIDELYKILSLAKIHSSYTIKPQFIECISRFLIDNNLPDYEVNSKIASRIFSKFGPHSLNFLSEFPIDQSYNFSLALPLGTGVSNLRTNPISLPVHDGLRCIIRLMNKNDTNMMELEASSRFILTVLAPIMDYSTSLSSFWLSFISEKRCINLPNFTSCEDVTDFINLLVCAFVKVLARHTDISVNNLSMNDGDCNTLNNSLNDISLLRKALLNYIVLLYYGNMEGSVEKTFDPSILIEAFASRLIYISDKESILLGDTVHPMENKVASDFFSDLFDLSISVPNILTTGNSDTFPKVQLGHDGLPVIIMNILILHCNSKDERRGAGACKLIKKLSDDKPDFVKPFFPEIANAALEIAESKYFQVSEELILSITASNKEQMSKWSLTLLDHPNHRIRHIGLLCLESIDTLGELSQRVESLLNESIYPDVLVHLSIETYSSAHIEVAIKNIVKSIRKLEDIDTSSLDKSENLLYLSLTNDLLTREEHKELINNVDEEVIDALLISLLGLMIVSAEDITCEAKKVLENSKNVTVRPKVVSRALEPYIIQLQTIFDYNLLMRILNVANMYKVNLDYSLRESLINIARTVVDGQMHPSSCSEYRNVHFINYIKTLVELGAGKPCLDLIFDRWLEFFNYGSRAIIPGSLFLSVWRLFESIGDLHGIYDRLVKKRYLMDFIYFTDASVLKLFVPSIPSLLSDDTSDTLFQLLHIIQWIVHTSPAGIPPKDLKAILRSLSKLSNSESIHFEQPFSSFDWDYDRILGTKISNISYSILEMSYNICDSSTLAEFRGSIHYLARHSESSIDGMINTDLDIYKELVLYNPVYAFSFTSRDTKLIRLSICLNSESFFPQVSEHRMLLGDIVDLSWDFLLHGNSLQKLMAIYCLTKSVSLFGISPVGVLSLFKRFIDLVASYEIHILLNMKDTFSLDFLRDHLSELPYGNNLFSLIYTTASMLILPLSGVATPKQLWEEIPEIKYDESVEYPIWVWFFMKKIISTEGKLNLFIPLVASIIPYIGGYSDLVRVFKGFFDDILMLIGNGSPENPNHWCCYHLEAFFGILSAFDRANIEIDDRLISFNSSKILLFSLVHNVNVDHLLRFEDVFFKYFLKFYPFEAMDWIMKSITLINLKKDMIFTIPNIYQITFTLNGYEPGQNLSSEYISLYNDLQLKKVYKTEYNCSLKNICFYKVALFVVRTINKLLDHLNPKCFELNDLVGIFSKLWPIRFSLVSIEFQKCLYKLGTLYFEQFGLFCDSISTDSTVQNVEKSFIGWLSTCIREEVSSLSKNYQSYDDHAGITVNDDTGLSAVNSDLGTDLNKLGSKSYLNISDINSKYIPGTSFSTAIRSLMTIYKVFLPNRDLLTTIVQSTLPGFLEALLTILKLNTDKKHINAFSEGKIRVQNSVWLLPPERDIWDVVQIENGLLVEHDGGRRLDQLISLASVALPLLDENSQSVFLEIVSIIFDNSLHPYSNKLLHSISATLSYIAPELGFGVLGEEYNQTSEDQPIICMNTNANPFRIVCVDSDLEGCISEDLIREIFDCEQTNDYPNALLEMDQGKEVEVTLQYADFSAKKKNKFKFIPFETLINSVGDISKLYINESQNDLLFRILLSMKGLSKHPRLSNNFNKLCILSMDNIEGVEEALQRKFVTHISTIIKNYPENFDYYKYIETQDLHSSLYSAFSPSHILESNDVFYIPMFLDAVYPLFVKDCEVAVSQDYPKLPALFSSSRSNSNRIIDMICDHKNGDFVKKNVLLLREFRKMQLVQKLQVADVDMDDNLDSLEFSDDETKDINNILHIIADFNVQYLLKYIKCGYVLDSIRGLWHFDRHFASRVWVSVFPQLYSLLSEQHQSNISTSLRLYMSRNEHLTNKSGTLRVILTATLNCYPPITIAPEILKHLALNFGCWYESIYQLEKQILSQPLDITRISTVLSDLLDKLNLDDLSIGATRTWNITTETRLALCYYQHSHWKRAQREFNIIMDSLVLTGQTAETVSGFDESKVWYNGWVQCTKQLSEWNHIRDVSYAAGDQKLFMQASSALHDWTGTDDTVWKNEPFFWCLDNAEYLINRINYKFHAATLPFKQIPSNTTPGFFVNESRFMKKLVSDGEGYVLDSWFRFPGRLCEAHQSSIRLGQRLLEVDESIKYVSRALFSLYKGVPIEDISILNKWRKRLPRKSDQPTMWHDVLSWRIFVYSTIRSIFTSNPVMSKDLKQSIILTGQDYPWTMAKYASITRHSHQLPLTASVLLHKAQKFLLSILSKNNLIGEDYYAIIIERLKQYLAFSMNIPDALKNVITFDFEKLPNRGFETLKSHVVRLKAEAINRNSNFESNKRQIPLDLDTPCKYMLEALKLQPLLSKNWIIWAKFNDNKIDHTSVAKWKNLEATFPKEFFESAITGYLTAVSIRPETHWLLIKRVLVLLGEIHRGGGGVSEVFKKFGERVPTFIWLLWLPQLISRIHRVDSLEIQHILMILMMRAPQQVFYSLRCEYLSEMSRSGSESPDSNSVKRILASILSSNPSVGTVLESFANTMNQLGKPDMVDEILCAAETIFEECLDLPFNEKIPAPMLRCLTTRMPQRCSTDNENHSETSRLSIVMKEFADYFRTDSGVITCGETMNKLLDLITSLNSFATSSNYLKIREQLYNKNAYQFCQRLRICNLSLQLPTLQYQNCSLGGKKAVCFGEPCNIVSISPKILKRKRRNHIIKSIVILGSDGQKHVYSLHPLTLQNQKSEQHLFQMVKLMNTYLLKYNETRRRNIILPATNIASLDPYVCLMEDDIRDQTLSTIFSNAISLEDFIEYPSESSASSQENISNLTNNWNNAHEDTTLLLLVLHKMLLEWNVTKKLSECWNKYNSVNVDNLSFTQVYQLFKEKQYPWFVTWYKKIHQDVLQDAYNQLCDIVPDNILVNYALKLYKDYQSFVQFRNKLSINYASQAILSLMFATPYATPSKLSFNFRTATVKQFDFSLNFSRDFFVEFSKIRIFRLTRNVMNLIGSVCRLGTLPAVIFAFSSCMHKFKMDVNTALTAIFADEFLHLGTETKPMQQTSGNAEMSETNDNQEMINLPNNAIGVNSQASIKVTPCMQQTVQPTPGKPEVTPLDEYINRVVSYCSYLRSPLDNENCNVPINYIVKCIIDASTDSSMLGKLKTSYQPWF from the exons acaaatagATCATGTTTTTGAGGCAACCATGAGATTACTTAACTCCTATCCAAATATTAGCG ATAATGATTTCCAGCGACTTTTGGTACTTTTTGACATATTGGAGCTTTTAATGTTGAGCCCTTTgttttcaaagaatttcGTACCATTTTTGCCAATTCTAGCAAAATCAATTAACAGTGACAATAAAG gACAAAATTCCAAATATCATCTATCACTTATCAGATTGACATGCTTATCATTAAGGTTGTACACATCTAACAACGTCACATCCTATCTCAACTATTATTCGTTTATTAGTGACCTGTTTTCTCAATTGGTATTGATGTCATCATCACCAATGGGCTATTCCGCTAG GTTAACACTAATTTCTTCAATGGGTGTTTTTGCAAAGTTTGTATTCAATAAGAACTTTCTAAAGACTCTTTCAGAAGGAGGTGTTTTGAACAACCTTCATAATATGTGTGCTTCTGACCctatacaaaatatagGGGTTCTTACTTTGGCAATAGAATGTCTTAAAAAGTTAGATATGGATAGTTTTTCACAGCAGGTTTTCAACAAATGCTCAATGCTCATAGAATATTCCTTGGTTAGTCCAAACTATCACGTTAGAGAAAGATGCTTCACTTTGATTTCTGTATTTATTGGATATTTGGAAAGGTTCATTTTAAAGCTTGACCCTGAGTATCTGGACAAAGCATACAAGTTTATCTCACTGATGTTTTTTACAACTTCGAATAATATTTGGGAGTTTAGAGTTCTGATAAATCGATGGAATGACAATGGTTTTGTAACATATTTTAGATCAACAATTATTATTTTGATTGATATTCTTATAAGTTGTACCAGGATCTTGTCTGATAGAGATGTGGTATCTGATGACAACAAGCTGTATAGTAAGAAGGGCTTAACACGTACAGAGGCTGTTGAAATTGGTAAAACATTCTGTTTTATATTGCAAATTTCGTCGAATGCGAATTTGAGGAGGATACACTGCTTGCACAGCGATTTTGAGGGTTTTTTCTTGCAGGAATACGAAATAAGAGATATAATAAGATTTTCTGTGAAATTTTTCGTTTCTTTAAAGTCGCCACTGATTGGAAAAATGTTTAGTTTGATATTACCaattatattttccatGGCTATTTCGGATAACTTTCTATTTTATGCGTTAGAGTGTTTAAGCCATGACTTTTTTGATTTATTCTCTCATAACTACCTGTCCtttattattcttttgTTAGAATCTGAAGGTTCACTGGTAgaatatttgaaaaaaaTTACAAACTATAGCAGAGGTGTTCTGGGATATTATATGGATTCAGGTCTTCACGAAAGCAATTCTTTGAACATTTTAGAACATGGATTATTGGATACAGCTATACTAGATCGCATATCTATCGTTATCCCAACTAATACCGAATCTATAAGATATATAAGGGATGATATTAAGGATTTACTACATTCACTTCTTTCTTTCCCTTTCGATTCAACATGCGCTATGTTAAAACATTCGATTTCGATATttagaaatataaatatgGCAGATAATTCTGGTATTGTTTATGAGAATTTAGACTCCGTTATTTTGAAGTTTGCAAACAAAATATCAATAGAGGGTGTACATTTAGATTGGATTGAGCTTTTTCTTGTGGTATCTGCTAAAGGTCCATACACCTCAAGTTTcatttcaaaatgttcaaaaCTATTGTTCCCAATTCTGATAGGTTCGAACACAAAATTAGTAACTACATCTCTGGAACTATTGGAATCATGGACAGACAATTTTCCTATTGATGAgttatacaaaatattatCCTTGGCAAAGATACACTCATCATACACCATAAAGCCACAGTTTATAGAATGCATTTCGCGGTTTTTAATTGACAATAACCTTCCTGATTACGAGGTGAATTCAAAGATTGCATCTAGGATATTCTCTAAATTTGGTCCACATTCATTAAATTTCTTATCTGAATTTCCGATTGACCAGTCTTATAATTTTTCTCTTGCTCTTCCGTTAGGCACTGGTGTCTCTAATTTACGTACGAATCCAATATCTTTACCTGTACATGATGGATTGAGATGTATTATTCGCCtaatgaataaaaatgacACAAACATGATGGAGTTGGAGGCGTCTTCTAGGTTTATTTTGACGGTTTTAGCCCCAATAATGGATTACAGTACTTCTTTGTCTAGTTTTTGGTTATCTTTCATTTCTGAGAAAAGATGTAtaaatcttccaaattttaCATCTTGTGAAGATGTAACAGATTTTATTAATCTTCTTGTTTGTGCTTTTGTTAAGGTTTTAGCTAGGCATACAGATATTTCTGTGAACAACTTATCTATGAACGATGGAGATTGTAACACGCTGAACAATTCTCTAAATGACATTTCTCTCTTGAGAAAGGCCCTCCTGAATTATATTGTTTTACTTTATTATGGCAATATGGAAGGTTCCGTTGAAAAAACGTTTGATCCATCAATCCTTATAGAGGCTTTTGCATCCAGGTTGATTTATATTTCTGACAAAGAGAGCATTTTATTAGGAGATACTGTTCATCCAATGGAGAACAAAGTAGCTTCCGATTTTTTTTCAGACTTATTTGACCTTTCAATATCCGTTCCTAACATTCTGACAACAGGCAATTCTGACACTTTTCCAAAGGTACAACTTGGACATGACGGATTGCCAGTTATAATTATGAATATTCTAATTTTACATTGTAATTCAAAGGATGAGAGGAGAGGTGCAGGAGCATGTAAACTTATAAAAAAATTATCTGATGACAAGCCAGATTTTGTGAAGCCGTTTTTTCCTGAAATTGCTAATGCCGCTTTGGAGATTGCTGAATcgaaatattttcaagTTTCGGAGGAATTAATATTGTCAATTACTGCTAGTAATAAGGAACAGATGTCTAAGTGGAGCCTTACCTTGCTGGACCATCCTAATCACAGAATTAGACATATAGGACTCTTGTGTTTGGAAAGTATAGATACATTGGGGGAGTTATCACAGAGAGTAGAATCTTTATTAAACGAATCCATTTATCCAGATGttcttgtacatttatcaATTGAAACATATAGTTCTGCGCATATCGAAGTAGCTATCAAGAATATAGTCAAGTCTATTCGTAAATTGGAGGATATAGATACTTCATCATTGGACAAATCTGAGAATCTACTTTACTTATCACTAACAAATGACCTTTTAACTAGAGAGGAACACAAAGAATTGATAAATAACGTAGATGAAGAAGTCATTGACGCCTTATTGATTTCTCTTCTTGGACTCATGATAGTTTCTGCTGAGGATATTACCTGTGAAGCGAAAAAAGTCCTGGAAAATTCAAAAAATGTAACGGTTAGACCAAAAGTTGTTTCAAGGGCGCTTGAACCGTATATAATACAACTGCAAACTATTTTTGATTATAATCTACTTATGAGGATTTTGAACGTTGCAAATATGTATAAGGTAAACTTGGATTATTCCCTGAGGGAATCTCTTATAAACATAGCAAGAACTGTTGTTGATGGACAGATGCACCCTTCTTCATGTTCCGAATACAGAAATGTTCACTTTATAAACTACATAAAAACTTTAGTTGAGTTGGGAGCAGGTAAACCATGTTTGGATCTAATTTTTGATAGGTGGTTGGAATTTTTTAATTATGGTAGCAGAGCCATAATTCCCGGatcattatttttatcagTTTGGAGGTTATTTGAATCGATTGGTGATTTACACGGAATCTACGACCGTCTTGTTAAAAAGCGATATCTGATGGATTTCATATATTTCACTGATGCGTCAGTTTTGAAACTTTTTGTTCCATCGATTCCTTCTTTGCTATCAGATGACACTAGTGACACTTTATTCCAACTATTGCACATTATCCAGTGGATTGTACATACATCTCCAGCTGGAATTCCACCAAAGGATTTGAAAGCCATACTTAGATCTCTCTCCAAGCTTTCTAATTCAGAATCTATACACTTCGAACAACCTTTTAGCTCATTTGATTGGGATTATGATAGAATTCTGGGAACAAAAATTTCCAACATCTCTTACTCGATCCTTGAAATGTCTTATAATATTTGTGACTCTAGTACTTTGGCTGAGTTTAGGGGATCCATACACTATCTTGCTAGGCATTCAGAATCATCTATAGATGGTATGATAAATACGGATTtggatatttataaagaaCTTGTACTCTACAACCCGGTATATGCATTTTCATTCACTAGCCGGGATACAAAGCTGATAAGATTGTCTATATGCCTTAATAGTGAGTCATTTTTTCCACAGGTGAGTGAACATAGAATGCTTCTTGGAGATATTGTTGATTTATCTTGGGACTTTTTGTTGCACGGAAATAGCCTCCAAAAGTTAATGGCGATTTATTGTTTGACAAAAAGTGTCTCTCTATTCGGAATATCACCTGTTGGTGTACTTTCCCTTTTCAAGAGATTTATAGACTTGGTAGCGTCATACGAAATTCATATTTTGTTAAATATGAAAGATACATTTTCTCTGGATTTTCTTAGAGATCACCTTTCTGAACTTCCGTACGGTAATAATCTATTTTCCCTCATATATACAACAGCTTCTATGCTAATTCTACCACTATCTGGAGTAGCTACACCTAAACAACTTTGGGAGGAAATACCTGAAATTAAGTATGATGAAAGCGTTGAATATCCTATTTGGGTTTGGTTTTTTATGAAAAAGATAATTTCGACCGAGGGAAAACTAAATCTATTTATACCTCTTGTAGCCTCTATAATACCCTATATAGGTGGATATTCGGATTTAGTAAGGGTATTTAAAGGATTTTTTGACGACATTTTGATGTTAATAGGGAATGGATCACCAGAAAATCCAAATCATTGGTGTTGTTATCATTTAGAAGcattttttggaattttatcAGCATTTGACAGAGCAAATATAGAGATTGATGATAGGTTAATATCATTCAATTCCTCCAAAATACTTTTGTTCTCTTTGGTCCATAATGTTAATGTAGACCATTTGTTAAGGTTTGAAGATGTATTCTTTAAGTATTTTTTAAAGTTCTATCCATTTGAAGCTATGGATTGGATCATGAAGTCAATTACACTTATTAACTTGAAAAAAGATATGATATTCACAATACCCAACATTTACCAGATTACATTTACGTTAAATGGCTATGAACCGGGACAAAATTTGTCATCAGAGTATATAAGTCTCTACAATGATTTACAACTAAAGAAGGTATATAAAACTGAATATAACTGCagtttaaaaaatatttgtttcTACAAGGTTGCTCTTTTTGTTGTTAGAACCATAAATAAACTCTTAGACCATCTTAATCCAAAATGTTTCGAGTTGAATGATCTCGTAGGTATTTTCTCCAAGTTATGGCCAATAAGATTTTCTTTGGTGTCCATAGAATTTCAGAAATGTCTTTACAAACTGGGTACACTATATTTTGAGCAGTTCGGGTTATTTTGTGATAGTATATCTACTGATTCTACAGTACAGAATGTAGAAAAATCTTTTATTGGGTGGCTTAGCACTTGTATTAGAGAAGAGGTATCATCCCTGTCCAAAAATTACCAAAGTTATGATGATCATGCTGGAATCACAGTAAATGATGATACAGGATTATCTGCTGTGAATTCTGATTTAGGTACTGATTTAAATAAACTTGGAAGTAAATCATACCTTAATATCTCTGATATTAACAGTAAGTATATACCAGGAACATCCTTTTCAACAGCCATACGGTCATTAATGACAATTTACAAGGTTTTTTTGCCTAATAGGGATCTTCTAACCACTATAGTTCAGTCCACATTGCCTGGATTCCTTGAAGCATTGTTAACTATTTTAAAACTTAACACCGACAAAAAACACATTAATGCATTTTCGGAAGGTAAAATAAGAGTCCAAAATTCAGTCTGGTTGTTACCACCAGAAAGAGATATATGGGATGTAGTTCAAATTGAGAATGGTCTTCTGGTGGAACATGATGGTGGGAGAAGATTAGACCAACTAATTTCATTAGCATCTGTTGCTCTGCCACTATTGGATGAAAATTCCCAATCtgtatttttggaaatcGTTTCAATTATTTTTGATAACTCATTGCATCCATATAGCAACAAACTTCTACACAGCATTTCTGCAACATTGTCATATATTGCACCAGAGTTAGGATTTGGAGTGTTGGGGGAGGAATACAATCAAACGTCTGAAGACCAGCCTATTATATGCATGAATACTAATGCAAACCCATTCAGAATAGTTTGTGTAGATTCAGATTTAGAGGGGTGTATTTCAGAAGATCTCATAAGAGAGATTTTTGATTGTGAACAGACAAACGACTATCCAAATGCACTTTTAGAGATGGATCAGGGGAAGGAAGTGGAGGTTACTTTACAATATGCTGATTTTTCAGCCAAGAAAAAGAATAAGTTCAAGTTTATACCATTCGAGACTTTAATTAATTCTGTTGGAGATATTTCAAAGTTGTACATTAATGAATCTCAAAATGATCTTCTTTTTAGGATACTACTATCTATGAAGGGACTATCAAAACATCCAAGGCTTTCCAATAATTTTAACAAACTTTGCATACTCTCTATGGATAATATAGAGGGAGTTGAGGAAGCGTTACAGAGAAAATTTGTTACGCACATATCGACCATAATTAAGAATTATCCGGAGAATTTTGATTACTACAAGTATATAGAAACACAAGATTTACATTCATCACTTTATTCTGCGTTTTCGCCGAGCCATATTTTAGAATCAAACGACGTTTTTTATATTCCCATGTTTTTGGATGCTGTATATCCCCTTTTTGTGAAAGATTGTGAGGTAGCGGTTTCACAAGATTATCCAAAACTGCCCGCACTCTTCAGTTCATCAAGAAGCAACTCAAACAGAATAATTGATATGATTTGTGATCATAAAAATGGTGATTTTGTTAaaaaaaatgttttgttGCTGCGGGAATTCAGAAAGATGCAGCTTGTACAGAAGCTCCAAGTTGCTGATGTTGATATGGATGATAATCTAGATTCTTTGGAATTTTCTGATGATGAAACAAAGGATATAAACAATATCCTCCACATTATTGCTGACTTTAATGTGCAATATCTTCTAAAGTATATAAAATGTGGGTATGTTCTGGATTCTATCCGTGGATTGTGGCACTTTGATAGACACTTTGCCTCTAGAGTTTGGGTTTCTGTATTTCCACAGCTATACTCCCTTTTATCTGAGCAACACCAATCAAACATTTCAACATCCCTACGCCTTTATATGTCTAGGAACGAGCATTTGACAAATAAAAGTGGTACATTGCGAGTGATTTTGACTGCAACATTAAATTGTTATCCTCCAATAACCATAGCCCCCgaaattttaaaacatttggCGCTAAATTTTGGGTGTTGGTACGAATCCATATATCAACTCGAGAAGCAGATTTTATCGCAGCCTTTGGACATTACACGTATATCAACTGTTCTCTCTGACTTACTCGATAAACTGAACTTGGACGACCTTTCAATCGGAGCTACTAGAACGTGGAATATTACTACAGAAACTAGGTTGGCATTATGCTACTACCAGCATTCACATTGGAAAAGGGCACAAAGAGAATTTAACATTATTATGGATTCTCTTGTACTTACTGGCCAAACTGCAGAAACTGTTTCTGGATTTGACGAATCTAAAGTCTGGTACAACGGATGGGTGCAGTGTACCAAACAACTATCTGAATGGAACCATATTAGGGATGTTTCATATGCAGCAGGTGATCAGAAATTGTTCATGCAGGCAAGTTCCGCTCTACATGATTGGACGGGTACAGATGATACAGTATGGAAAAATGAACCTTTTTTCTGGTGTTTAGACAATGCAGAATATCTTATAAATAGAATAAACTATAAATTTCATGCGGCTACATTACCGTTTAAGCAGATTCCTTCGAACACTACTCCTGGCTTCTTTGTAAATGAGTCCAGGtttatgaaaaaattaGTTAGCGATGGAGAAGGATATGTTTTGGATTCATGGTTTAGGTTTCCCGGGAGATTATGTGAAGCCCACCAGAGTTCGATTCGCCTAGGACAGCGTCTCTTGGAAGTTGATGAGAGTATAAAATATGTTTCTAGGGCACTATTTTCTTTGTATAAGGGTGTACCGATAGAAGATATTTCAATATTAAACAAATGGAGGAAACGGTTACCCAGAAAGTCAGATCAGCCAACAATGTGGCATGATGTATTATCTTGGCGTATCTTTGTCTATTCAACAATAAGATCTATATTCACAAGTAATCCTGTCATGTCAAAGGATCTTAAACAAAGCATAATACTTACTGGCCAAGACTATCCGTGGACTATGGCAAAATATGCTTCTATAACCAGACATTCACATCAATTACCACTAACAGCTTCAGTTTTGCTACATAAAGCCCAGAAGTTCCTATTatctattttatcaaagAATAATTTAATAGGGGAGGATTATTATGCAATAATTATAGAACGATTGAAACAGTATCTCGCGTTTTCCATGAACATACCTGATGCACTCAAGAATGTTATCACGTTtgattttgaaaaacttCCTAATAGAGGATTTGAAACACTTAAATCCCACGTTGTTAGACTCAAGGCAGAAGCAATAAATCGCAATTCTAATTTCGAATCAAATAAGAGGCAAATTCCATTGGATTTGGATACTCCATGTAAATATATGCTTGAAGCTCTTAAGCTACAGCCTTTACTCTCCAAGAACTGGATAATTTGGGCTAAATTTAATGATAATAAGATAGATCACACTTCAGTTGCAAAGTGGAAGAACTTAGAAGCAACGTTCCCCAAAGAATTCTTTGAAAGTGCAATAACTGGATATCTTACTGCAGTTTCCATTAGACCAGAAACACATTGGCTACTAATAAAACGTGTACTCGTTTTGTTAGGTGAGATACATCGTGGAGGTGGAGGAGTGAGTGAagtatttaaaaaatttggGGAAAGAGTGCCCACTTTCATTTGGTTGTTATGGTTGCCTCAACTTATATCACGGATACATAGGGTGGATAGCTTGGAAATTCAGCATATCTTAAtgattttgatgatgaGAGCACCACAACAAGTGTTTTACTCCCTGAGATGTGAATATCTTTCGGAAATGTCTAGAAGCGGATCTGAGTCCCCAGACTCAAACAGTGTTAAGAGGATCTTAGCTTCTATTCTATCTTCCAATCCATCAGTTGGTACCGTTCTGGAGTCCTTTGCAAATACAATGAACCAGCTTGGGAAACCTGATATGGTTGATGAAATTCTTTGTGCAGCTGAAACAATTTTTGAGGAGTGTCTTGATCTTCCATTCAATGAAAAGATACCCGCACCAATGTTGAGATGTTTGACCACAAGAATGCCCCAAAGATGTAGCACAGACAATGAGAATCATTCTGAAACATCTCGGCTTAGTATTGTGATGAAGGAGTTCGCTGACTATTTCAGAACAGATTCTGGAGTAATAACGTGTGGAGAGACAATGAACAAATTATTGGATTTGATCACTAGCCTGAACTCTTTTGCAACAAGTTCCAACTATTTAAAGATCAGGGAACAAttatataataaaaatgcatACCAATTTTGCCAAAGATTAAGGATTTGTAATCTTTCACTTCAACTACCTACATTGCAATATCAAAATTGCTCGTTGGGCGGAAAGAAGGCTGTTTGTTTTGGAGAGCCTTGTAATATAGTTTCAATTAGCCCAAAAATATTGAAGAGGAAACGTAGAAATCACATAATAAAGTCCATTGTTATACTCGGAAGTGATGGTCAAAAGCATGTTTACTCTCTGCATCCGTTGACACTACAGAATCAAAAATCTGAGCAACATTTATTCCAGATGGTGAAGCTTATGAATACATATTTATTAAAGTACAATGAAACTAGAAGGAGGAACATTATACTCCCTGCAACAAACATTGCTTCTTTGGATCCATATGTATGTCTAATGGAGGACGATATCAGGGATCAGACTCTTTCAACAATTTTCTCAAATGCTATTTCTCTTGAGGATTTTATTGAATATCCCAGTGAATCTTCTGCCTCATCTCAGGAAAATATATCCAATCTCACAAACAACTGGAACAATGCGCATGAGGATACAACTCTTCTGTTGTTGGTTTTACATAAAATGTTATTGGAATGGAATGTCACGAAAAAACTATCAGAATGTTGGAACAAGTACAATTCTGTAAACGTGGATAATTTGTCTTTCACTCAGGTTTATCAGCTATTTAAGGAAAAACAATACCCATGGTTTGTAACATGGTATAAGAAGATACATCAGGACGTCCTTCAGGATGCATATAACCAGCTGTGTGATATTGTTCCTGATAACATTCTAGTTAACTATGCACTAAAATTGTACAAGGATTATCAGTCTTTTGTTCAATTCAGGAACAAGTTATCCATAAATTATGCTAGTCAGGCTATTTTAAGCCTAATGTTTGCAACGCCATATGCAACTCCTTCAAAATTATCATTTAACTTCCGCACCGCGACAGTAAAACAGTTTGATTTTAGTTTGAACTTTTCTCGTGACTTTTTCGTTGAGTTCTCGAAAATAAGGATTTTTAGACTTACAAGAAATGTTATGAATTTGATCGGCTCAGTTTGTAGACTTGGAACTCTTCCTGCTGTTATTTTTGCATTCTCTTCTTGCATGCATAAATTCAAAATGGATGTAAATACAGCACTAACAGCAATATTTGCGGACgaatttttacatttaGGAACTGAAACAAAACCTATGCAGCAGACCTCTGGAAATGCAGAGATGTCAGAAACTAATGATAACCAGGAGATGATAAACTTGCCTAACAATGCCATTGGAGTAAACAGTCAAGCTTCAATTAAGGTTACACCTTGTATGCAACAAACTGTACAACCTACTCCAGGGAAACCAGAAGTCACCCCTTTGGATgaatatataaacaggGTCGTCAGTTATTGTTCGTATCTAAGATCCCCTCTAGACAATGAGAACTGTAACGTGCCTATAAATTACATTGTAAAATGCATAATAGATGCA